In a genomic window of Elusimicrobiota bacterium:
- a CDS encoding dihydroorotate dehydrogenase-like protein — MDLSTTYLGLKLRTPLVVSASPLSETLDGIRRMEDAGASAVVLSSLFEEQLTRDRDELITRLTDNTNAFAEAQSFFPAVGGFHWGPESYLNHIRKAKAASKMPIIASLNGTSLGGWTSYAKDIQSAGADALELNIYYIPTDPGVPGIEVENTHVDILTAVRSVVSIPVAVKLAPFFSNLASMAKRLDDAGAKGLVLFNRFYQPDFDLDKLEVRPNLLLSTPQALRLPLHWTAVLSGRVKADLAATSGIHTAMDALKLLMAGATTTMLCSALFKFGIEHIRVIETELARWMTEREYKSVSQLRGSMSQRNCADPSAFERQQYIRTLTTYKGL, encoded by the coding sequence ATGGACCTGAGCACCACCTACCTGGGCCTGAAGCTGCGCACGCCGCTCGTGGTCTCGGCGAGCCCCCTCTCCGAGACCCTCGACGGCATCCGCCGCATGGAGGACGCCGGGGCCTCGGCCGTCGTGCTGAGCTCGCTCTTCGAGGAGCAGCTGACGCGCGACCGCGACGAGCTGATCACGCGCCTGACCGACAACACCAACGCCTTCGCCGAGGCCCAGAGCTTCTTCCCCGCCGTCGGCGGCTTCCACTGGGGCCCGGAGAGCTACCTCAACCACATCCGCAAGGCGAAGGCGGCCTCGAAGATGCCGATCATCGCCAGCCTCAACGGGACCTCCTTGGGCGGCTGGACGAGCTACGCCAAGGACATCCAAAGCGCCGGAGCGGACGCCCTCGAGCTCAACATCTACTACATACCCACCGACCCCGGCGTCCCGGGCATCGAGGTGGAGAACACCCACGTCGACATCCTGACCGCCGTGCGCTCCGTCGTGAGCATCCCGGTCGCCGTCAAGCTCGCCCCCTTCTTCAGCAACCTGGCGAGCATGGCCAAGCGCCTCGACGACGCCGGGGCCAAAGGCCTGGTCCTCTTCAACCGTTTTTACCAGCCCGACTTCGACCTCGACAAGCTCGAGGTGCGCCCCAACCTCCTGCTCAGCACGCCCCAGGCCCTGCGCCTGCCTCTGCACTGGACGGCGGTGCTCTCCGGCCGCGTCAAGGCGGACCTCGCCGCGACGAGCGGCATCCACACGGCGATGGACGCGCTCAAGCTCCTGATGGCCGGCGCCACGACGACGATGTTGTGCTCGGCGCTGTTCAAGTTCGGCATCGAGCACATCCGCGTCATCGAGACCGAGCTCGCGCGCTGGATGACCGAGCGCGAGTACAAGTCCGTCTCCCAGCTGCGCGGCAGCATGAGCCAGCGCAACTGCGCCGACCCCAGCGCCTTCGAGCGCCAGCAGTACATCCGCACGCTGACCACCTACAAAGGCCTATAA
- the nifJ gene encoding pyruvate:ferredoxin (flavodoxin) oxidoreductase, which yields MPTTPHEIVDANQAVSDVAYRLSEVVAIYPITPSSNMGEWADQWASEGRKNLWGDIPSVMEMQSEGGAAGAIHGALQHGSLATTFTASQGLLLMIPNMYKIAGELTPAVFHVAARSLATHALSIFGDHGDVMAARASGWAMLCSNSVQEAGDLALVAHAATLEARVPFVHFFDGFRTSHEINKILTLSDETVRALVDESLVEAQRGRGLSPDRPVLRGTAQNPDVFFQSREAANPFYAAVPGIVQKKMDELAELTGRAYKVYEYHGAPDAERVVVVMGSGAETLHATADALNASGAKVGVLKVRLYRPFDAALFCAALPKSAKSVAVLDRTKEPGSAGEPLFLDAVASLKRGGREDLRVIGGVYGLSSKEFTPAMAKAVFDELAKPAPKPRFTVGVEDDVTHLSLSYDSNWSIEGDEVVRAVFYGLGSDGTVGANKNTIHIIGDHTESFVQAYFVYDSKKSGAMTVSHLRFGPAQIRAPYLIEQADFLGCHQTSFVGRYKMLRMLAPGGVFLLNTAAGPLAAWETLPKEDQETIRANKIRFFVIDAYKVARENGLGGRINTVMQACFFSISGVLPKERAVEAIRESIREAYGKKSEELVNKNLKAVEESLKNLHQVVVPAGGHVHAALVPPVAPGAPDFVRDTLGPICAGEGDRLPVSAMPVDGTYPTATAQWEKRGLAQEVPVWDESVCIQCAKCVIVCPHAVIRPKVYMPAELTGAPAAFKSCDPKDREWKGMKYTLQVSVEDCTGCGICVDVCPARNKSETKLKAINMRPAAPLVEAERKNWEFFLELPEVDRRLLKSGSIRHEQFQRPLFEFSGACAGCGETPYLKLLSQLYGDRLIIANATGCSSIYGGNLPTTPWAKNEEGRGPAWANSLFEDNAEFGLGMRLSADHQTGAARDLLRSLQGVVGPELARSILDASQKDEADIYDQRERVAELKKKLAGLKDPKARRLLGVADNLTRKSVWIVGGDGWAYDIGYGGLDHVLASGKNVKVLVLDTEVYSNTGGQKSKSTPRGAVAKFSSGGNPAAKKDLGLMAMSYGNIYVASVAMGARDEQTLKTFLEAEAYDGPALIIAYSHCIAHGIDMRTANQNQKAAADTGKLILYRYSPDRAKAGEAPLILDSKPTRPAGLGAYLASENRFQMLAKSKPEEAKVLFDMAQQDAAARWELYEYLSQRKTRTAA from the coding sequence CTCTGGGGCGACATCCCCTCGGTCATGGAGATGCAGAGCGAGGGCGGCGCCGCCGGCGCCATCCACGGCGCGCTGCAGCACGGCTCTTTGGCCACCACCTTCACCGCGTCGCAGGGCCTCCTGTTGATGATCCCCAACATGTACAAGATCGCCGGCGAGCTGACCCCGGCGGTCTTTCATGTCGCCGCCCGTTCCCTGGCGACCCACGCGCTGTCCATCTTCGGCGATCACGGCGACGTCATGGCCGCGCGCGCGTCCGGCTGGGCCATGCTGTGCTCGAACTCCGTCCAGGAGGCCGGCGACCTCGCCTTGGTGGCGCACGCGGCCACCCTCGAGGCGCGCGTTCCCTTCGTCCACTTCTTCGACGGCTTCCGCACCAGCCACGAGATCAACAAGATCCTGACCTTGTCGGACGAGACCGTCCGCGCGCTGGTCGACGAGTCCTTGGTCGAGGCGCAGCGCGGCCGCGGCCTCTCGCCCGACCGTCCGGTCCTGCGCGGGACCGCGCAGAACCCCGACGTCTTCTTCCAGTCACGCGAGGCCGCCAACCCGTTCTACGCCGCCGTCCCGGGCATCGTGCAGAAGAAGATGGACGAGCTCGCCGAGCTCACGGGCCGCGCCTACAAGGTCTACGAGTACCACGGCGCGCCCGACGCGGAGCGCGTCGTCGTCGTCATGGGCTCCGGCGCCGAGACTTTGCACGCGACGGCGGACGCGCTCAACGCATCGGGGGCGAAGGTCGGCGTCCTGAAGGTCCGCCTGTACCGCCCCTTCGACGCGGCGCTGTTCTGCGCGGCGCTCCCCAAGAGCGCGAAGTCCGTCGCCGTGCTCGACCGGACCAAGGAGCCCGGCAGCGCCGGCGAGCCCCTGTTCCTCGACGCCGTTGCCTCGCTGAAGCGCGGCGGTCGCGAGGACCTGCGCGTCATCGGCGGCGTCTACGGCCTCTCCTCCAAGGAGTTCACGCCCGCGATGGCCAAGGCCGTCTTCGACGAGCTCGCCAAGCCCGCCCCCAAGCCGCGCTTCACGGTCGGCGTCGAGGACGACGTCACCCACCTGAGCCTGTCGTACGATTCGAACTGGTCCATCGAGGGCGACGAGGTCGTCCGCGCGGTGTTCTACGGCCTGGGCTCCGACGGCACCGTGGGCGCCAACAAGAACACCATCCACATCATCGGCGACCACACCGAGTCCTTCGTGCAGGCCTACTTCGTCTACGACTCGAAGAAGTCCGGCGCGATGACCGTTTCCCACCTTCGCTTTGGACCTGCCCAGATACGCGCGCCCTACCTCATCGAGCAGGCCGATTTCCTCGGCTGCCATCAGACCTCCTTCGTCGGCAGATATAAAATGCTGCGCATGCTCGCGCCGGGAGGGGTGTTCCTGCTGAACACCGCCGCCGGCCCGCTCGCGGCCTGGGAGACCTTGCCCAAGGAGGACCAGGAGACGATCCGGGCGAACAAGATCCGCTTCTTCGTCATCGACGCCTACAAGGTCGCCCGCGAGAACGGCCTGGGCGGCCGCATCAACACCGTGATGCAGGCCTGCTTCTTCTCCATCTCCGGCGTGCTCCCCAAGGAGCGGGCCGTCGAGGCCATCCGCGAGTCCATCCGCGAGGCCTACGGCAAGAAGTCCGAGGAGCTCGTCAACAAGAACCTGAAGGCCGTCGAGGAGAGCCTCAAGAACCTCCATCAGGTCGTCGTCCCCGCGGGCGGGCACGTCCACGCCGCCTTGGTGCCGCCGGTCGCCCCGGGCGCGCCGGATTTCGTGCGCGACACGCTCGGCCCGATCTGCGCCGGCGAGGGCGACCGCCTGCCCGTCAGCGCCATGCCCGTGGACGGCACGTATCCGACGGCCACCGCGCAGTGGGAAAAACGCGGCCTGGCTCAGGAGGTCCCCGTCTGGGACGAGTCCGTCTGCATCCAGTGCGCCAAGTGCGTCATCGTCTGCCCCCACGCCGTGATCCGGCCGAAGGTGTACATGCCGGCCGAGCTCACCGGGGCCCCGGCCGCCTTCAAGTCCTGCGATCCCAAGGACCGCGAGTGGAAGGGCATGAAGTACACCCTCCAGGTGTCCGTCGAGGACTGCACCGGCTGCGGCATCTGCGTCGACGTCTGCCCGGCGCGCAACAAGTCCGAGACCAAGCTCAAGGCCATCAACATGCGCCCCGCGGCGCCGCTCGTCGAGGCCGAGCGCAAGAACTGGGAGTTCTTCCTCGAGCTCCCCGAGGTCGACCGCCGCCTCCTCAAGAGCGGCTCGATCCGCCACGAGCAGTTCCAGCGGCCCCTGTTCGAGTTCTCCGGCGCGTGCGCCGGCTGCGGCGAGACGCCGTACCTCAAGCTGCTCAGCCAGCTGTACGGCGACCGCCTGATCATCGCCAACGCCACCGGCTGCTCCTCGATCTACGGCGGCAACCTCCCGACGACCCCTTGGGCGAAGAACGAGGAGGGCCGCGGTCCCGCGTGGGCCAACTCGCTGTTCGAGGACAACGCCGAGTTCGGGCTGGGCATGCGCCTCTCGGCCGACCATCAGACCGGGGCCGCGCGCGACCTCCTAAGGAGCCTGCAGGGCGTGGTGGGGCCGGAGCTGGCCCGCTCGATCCTCGACGCCTCCCAGAAGGACGAGGCCGACATCTACGACCAGCGCGAGCGCGTCGCCGAGCTCAAGAAGAAGCTCGCCGGGCTCAAGGACCCCAAGGCGCGCCGCCTGCTCGGCGTCGCGGACAACCTGACGCGCAAGAGCGTCTGGATCGTCGGCGGCGACGGCTGGGCCTACGACATCGGCTACGGCGGGCTCGACCACGTGCTCGCCAGCGGCAAGAACGTGAAGGTGCTCGTCCTCGACACCGAGGTGTACTCCAACACCGGCGGCCAGAAGTCGAAGTCCACGCCGCGCGGCGCGGTGGCCAAGTTCAGCAGCGGCGGCAACCCCGCCGCCAAGAAGGACCTGGGCCTCATGGCCATGTCCTACGGCAACATCTACGTCGCCTCGGTCGCCATGGGCGCCCGCGACGAGCAGACGCTGAAGACCTTCCTCGAGGCCGAGGCCTACGACGGCCCCGCGCTGATCATCGCCTACAGCCACTGCATCGCCCACGGCATCGACATGCGCACCGCCAACCAGAACCAGAAGGCCGCGGCGGACACGGGCAAGCTCATCCTGTACCGCTACTCCCCCGATCGCGCCAAGGCCGGCGAGGCGCCGCTCATCCTCGACTCCAAGCCGACCAGGCCGGCCGGCCTCGGAGCGTACCTGGCGAGCGAGAACCGCTTCCAGATGCTCGCCAAGAGCAAGCCCGAGGAGGCCAAGGTCCTCTTCGACATGGCCCAGCAGGACGCGGCGGCGCGCTGGGAGCTGTACGAGTACCTCTCGCAGCGCAAGACGCGGACGGCGGCCTGA